The following are encoded together in the bacterium genome:
- a CDS encoding GntR family transcriptional regulator, with protein sequence MDFDLDPGSPVPIYQQLVLGLRRQIAIGALRPGDRLPTVRELAVRHRVNRNTAARAVQELEARGVVRTRVGQGTFVADDAEGNGAERDTLFDEALDRLVADGDALGVPRREMADRLAARQRRLARAAKEGR encoded by the coding sequence ATGGACTTCGACCTCGATCCCGGCAGCCCGGTCCCGATCTACCAGCAGCTCGTCCTCGGGCTGCGCCGGCAGATCGCGATCGGCGCGCTCCGCCCCGGCGACCGGCTGCCGACCGTCCGCGAGCTGGCGGTGCGGCACCGCGTCAACCGCAACACGGCGGCCAGGGCGGTGCAGGAGCTGGAGGCGCGCGGCGTCGTGCGGACCCGCGTCGGCCAAGGGACGTTCGTCGCCGACGACGCCGAGGGGAACGGCGCGGAGCGCGACACGCTGTTCGACGAGGCGCTCGACCGCCTCGTCGCCGACGGGGACGCGCTGGGGGTGCCGCGCCGCGAAATGGCCGACCGCCTCGCGGCGCGGCAGCGGCGCCTGGCCCGCGCCGCCAAGGAGGGACGCTGA
- a CDS encoding ABC transporter ATP-binding protein: MSVIEFRGATRRFGRVVALDAVDFAVAPGAVVGLAGRNGAGKTTALRLALGLLWADAGEVRTLGLDPRREGAALRRRVSILSEESSLYGWMTVAETLAFAARIHPCWDSALAKRLAGRLELDPRAKVAALSRGGKAKLSLALAAAPRPELLLLDDPTAGLDPLARREVLQEIVDAVPAAGAVVYATHLVADLERMADEVVFLDAGRVALAGGVEELKRRVKRHEAVLDGEAPTALRPPGTIDVRAEGRALVVVADGENGAAEAALRAAGARSVETTTLPLEEIAVALLRGGRRESGVADARGEVEHV; this comes from the coding sequence ATGTCGGTGATCGAGTTCCGCGGCGCGACGCGCCGCTTCGGCCGCGTCGTCGCGCTCGACGCGGTGGACTTCGCCGTCGCGCCGGGGGCGGTCGTCGGCCTCGCCGGCCGCAACGGCGCGGGCAAGACGACCGCGCTGCGCCTCGCCCTCGGCCTGCTCTGGGCCGACGCCGGCGAGGTCCGCACGCTCGGGCTCGACCCGCGCCGCGAGGGCGCGGCGCTGCGGCGGCGCGTCTCGATCCTCTCGGAGGAGTCGTCGCTCTACGGCTGGATGACGGTCGCGGAGACGCTCGCCTTCGCCGCGCGGATCCACCCCTGCTGGGACTCCGCGCTCGCCAAGCGGCTCGCCGGGCGGCTCGAGCTCGACCCGCGGGCCAAGGTCGCGGCCCTCTCCCGCGGCGGCAAGGCGAAGCTCTCGCTCGCCCTCGCCGCGGCGCCGCGGCCGGAGTTGCTGCTGCTCGACGACCCCACCGCGGGGCTCGATCCGCTCGCGCGGCGCGAGGTGCTGCAGGAGATCGTGGACGCGGTTCCCGCGGCGGGCGCCGTCGTCTACGCGACGCATCTCGTCGCCGACCTCGAGCGGATGGCCGACGAGGTCGTGTTCCTCGACGCCGGGCGCGTCGCGCTCGCAGGCGGCGTCGAGGAGCTCAAACGGAGGGTGAAGCGGCACGAAGCGGTCTTAGACGGGGAGGCGCCGACGGCGCTGCGCCCGCCCGGAACGATCGACGTCCGCGCGGAGGGGCGGGCCCTCGTCGTCGTCGCCGACGGCGAGAACGGCGCGGCGGAAGCCGCGCTGCGGGCGGCGGGGGCGCGCTCCGTGGAAACGACGACGCTGCCGCTCGAGGAGATCGCGGTGGCGCTCCTGCGCGGCGGACGACGCGAGTCCGGCGTCGCCGACGCCCGGGGGGAGGTGGAGCATGTTTAG